A portion of the Thermoflexus hugenholtzii JAD2 genome contains these proteins:
- a CDS encoding cold-shock protein, protein MKGTVRWFNRIKGYGFIRPDQGEKDIFVHYSGIAGDGFRNLEEGDRVEFSVRQTAKGPQAYDVTRLSA, encoded by the coding sequence ATGAAGGGAACCGTCCGCTGGTTCAACCGGATCAAGGGGTATGGCTTCATCCGCCCCGATCAGGGAGAGAAGGACATCTTCGTCCACTACTCCGGGATCGCCGGGGATGGCTTCCGGAACCTCGAGGAGGGGGACCGGGTGGAGTTCAGCGTCCGGCAGACCGCCAAGGGCCCCCAGGCCTACGACGTGACCCGCCTCTCCGCCTGA
- a CDS encoding DMT family transporter: MRTGDMAILLALGAIWGASYLFFALGVRTIPPFTFVTGRLLIAAALLGLFRRLRPGPRADPPWGTYLMMGVFNAALPHTLVAWSERTIASGLAGVLIATMPLWAAGFTVIGLREERPSRRQLAGLLLGFLGILVLLFPDLRRAAHAHLLSEGAVVAAAISYAAATVYARRALRGVPPVDAAIGQLGCGGLMALPLSLLLDRPWALSPAPESLAALILLAVLGTAIAYVMYYALLERTGVIGVSLVVYLNPIFAVLWGALWLGEPLSGWLLAGLALILAGVFLAGR; encoded by the coding sequence ATGCGCACGGGGGATATGGCGATCCTGCTGGCGCTGGGGGCCATCTGGGGGGCCTCGTATCTCTTTTTCGCCTTAGGGGTGCGGACGATCCCGCCGTTCACGTTCGTGACGGGGCGGCTGCTGATCGCCGCCGCCCTCCTCGGGCTGTTCCGACGGCTCCGTCCGGGCCCCCGGGCGGATCCGCCCTGGGGGACCTATCTGATGATGGGGGTCTTCAACGCCGCGCTTCCCCACACGCTGGTCGCCTGGAGCGAGCGGACCATCGCCAGCGGGCTGGCGGGGGTGCTGATCGCCACCATGCCCCTCTGGGCCGCCGGGTTCACGGTCATCGGGTTGCGGGAGGAGCGGCCCTCGCGGCGTCAGCTGGCCGGGCTGCTCCTGGGCTTCCTGGGGATCCTGGTCCTGTTGTTCCCGGACCTGCGGCGGGCGGCCCATGCGCATCTGCTCAGCGAGGGGGCTGTGGTAGCCGCTGCCATCTCGTATGCCGCGGCCACCGTCTATGCCCGGCGGGCGTTGCGGGGGGTCCCGCCGGTGGACGCGGCCATCGGGCAGCTGGGATGCGGTGGATTGATGGCGCTCCCCTTGAGCCTGCTCCTGGATCGGCCGTGGGCGCTCTCCCCGGCCCCGGAGTCCCTCGCCGCCCTGATCCTTCTGGCGGTCCTGGGCACGGCGATCGCTTACGTGATGTATTATGCGCTGCTCGAGCGGACCGGGGTGATCGGGGTTTCCCTGGTGGTGTATCTCAATCCGATCTTCGCGGTGCTCTGGGGGGCGCTATGGCTTGGCGAGCCCCTCTCAGGGTGGCTTCTCGCAGGCTTGGCACTGATCCTGGCCGGGGTGTTTCTGGCCGGGCGGTGA
- a CDS encoding DNRLRE domain-containing protein, whose protein sequence is MLPRIHAPYFEGLIPFEQSAIAWFGQVSPTRNYTDIRVGYNARELFIYLAIFDRHLWYDENPTPQTLTQWDAATILLDTSGGDRLSLSSWRFVAQLYSEPSPSRRNVERGSAEGWKPIHVPFNAVPGWRGNALNDDRESDRGWAIGFTIPFSSLGLTSAPPEGTIWRLAVRVHDRDSIEDPSLEETSWPPSASPDDPSCWGFLHFGLPAYHATAVPTGYIRIRRPVRSSPLVPDANVGGTTSNQCPGDEYYIWNEWGNRNDGHAPDFNIQNQSDVADWPCFAKYYVTFPLDAIPRGKTIISATLTLHQFGNAGDPGQARPSWIQVLIASADWDEEAITWNNAPLAYENVGGAWVDPLLEWPGWPGVPRTWDVSYAVAQAYARGEPLRLILYSADSAYHSGKYFVSSDTEDWNTEGRPLLEVWWGESH, encoded by the coding sequence ATGTTGCCTCGGATTCATGCCCCCTACTTCGAAGGCCTGATCCCCTTCGAGCAGAGCGCCATCGCCTGGTTCGGGCAAGTCTCCCCCACGCGGAACTATACCGACATCCGCGTAGGCTACAACGCCCGCGAGCTCTTCATCTACCTGGCTATCTTTGACCGTCACCTCTGGTATGATGAGAACCCCACGCCGCAGACGCTGACGCAATGGGACGCCGCAACAATCCTGCTGGATACCTCCGGCGGCGATCGGCTTTCTCTTTCGTCATGGCGCTTCGTCGCCCAGCTCTACAGCGAGCCCAGCCCGTCTCGACGGAACGTCGAGCGGGGAAGCGCCGAAGGCTGGAAGCCGATCCACGTTCCGTTTAACGCGGTCCCGGGCTGGCGGGGAAATGCCCTGAACGACGACCGCGAGAGCGACCGGGGCTGGGCCATAGGCTTCACCATCCCCTTTTCCAGCCTGGGCCTGACCTCCGCGCCCCCCGAGGGGACCATCTGGCGGCTGGCCGTTCGGGTTCATGACCGGGACTCCATAGAAGATCCATCCCTCGAGGAGACTTCCTGGCCGCCCTCCGCCTCGCCGGACGACCCAAGCTGCTGGGGCTTTCTGCACTTCGGCCTCCCCGCTTATCACGCCACCGCCGTCCCGACCGGTTACATCCGGATCCGCCGCCCTGTGCGGAGCAGCCCCCTCGTCCCGGACGCCAACGTGGGCGGCACTACATCCAACCAGTGTCCCGGCGACGAATACTACATCTGGAACGAATGGGGGAACCGCAACGACGGCCACGCGCCCGACTTCAACATCCAGAATCAATCCGATGTCGCTGACTGGCCGTGCTTCGCTAAATATTACGTGACCTTCCCTCTGGACGCGATTCCGCGGGGGAAGACGATCATCTCGGCTACGCTCACCCTCCATCAGTTCGGCAACGCCGGAGATCCCGGACAGGCCCGGCCTTCATGGATCCAGGTGCTGATCGCCTCGGCGGATTGGGATGAGGAGGCCATCACCTGGAACAACGCGCCGCTGGCATATGAGAACGTCGGCGGCGCCTGGGTGGATCCCCTTCTCGAGTGGCCGGGGTGGCCTGGCGTTCCCCGCACCTGGGATGTCTCCTATGCAGTCGCGCAGGCCTATGCGCGGGGCGAGCCGCTGCGGCTGATCCTCTACAGCGCCGATTCGGCTTATCACAGCGGCAAATATTTCGTGTCCTCCGACACCGAAGACTGGAACACGGAGGGACGGCCGCTTCTGGAGGTATGGTGGGGGGAGTCCCATTGA
- the paaB gene encoding 1,2-phenylacetyl-CoA epoxidase subunit PaaB: MADTQWPVYEVFLQEKRGDPHVHVGAVHAPDPEMALILAKEQFARRGRCASLWVVPAEAIYASRAEEAEELFASALEKEYREPRGFRVTERVRRWMERHGQSLPEAE; the protein is encoded by the coding sequence ATGGCCGATACGCAGTGGCCGGTCTATGAGGTCTTCCTCCAGGAGAAGCGGGGCGACCCCCACGTCCACGTGGGAGCGGTCCACGCCCCCGACCCGGAGATGGCCCTGATCCTGGCCAAAGAGCAGTTCGCCCGTCGGGGCCGTTGCGCCAGCCTGTGGGTGGTCCCCGCGGAAGCGATCTACGCTTCCCGGGCGGAGGAGGCGGAGGAGCTGTTCGCCTCCGCCCTGGAGAAAGAGTATCGGGAGCCCCGGGGCTTCCGGGTGACGGAGCGGGTGCGGAGGTGGATGGAGCGCCATGGCCAGTCCCTCCCTGAAGCCGAATGA
- the paaC gene encoding 1,2-phenylacetyl-CoA epoxidase subunit PaaC: MASPSLKPNEAVPLPDPLREAVGHLLLAMADDEVLLGHRDAEWVGYAPILEADIAMASIAQDEIGHAVLWYSLLQELGWPDPDRMAYFRDPPEFRNATLVELPRGDWAFTVVRQFLFDYAEKVRLEALMNSAYPPLAAAATKVRREETYHLMHSRAWVLRLGDATEESHRRMQAALEQAWPHALGLFEPAPGEDLRVAAGIQPPEAELRARWEAEVRPILEAASLKIPEAEPVYGGRIGRHTEHLTALLTDFQMVARSGMGETW, encoded by the coding sequence ATGGCCAGTCCCTCCCTGAAGCCGAATGAAGCGGTTCCGCTCCCGGATCCCCTCCGGGAGGCAGTGGGGCATCTTCTTCTGGCGATGGCCGACGATGAGGTCCTGCTGGGCCATCGGGACGCGGAGTGGGTGGGCTATGCCCCCATCCTGGAGGCGGACATCGCCATGGCCAGCATCGCCCAGGACGAGATCGGGCATGCGGTCCTCTGGTATTCGCTGCTGCAGGAGCTGGGGTGGCCGGACCCCGACCGCATGGCCTACTTCCGGGATCCCCCGGAGTTCCGCAACGCCACCCTGGTGGAGCTGCCTCGAGGGGATTGGGCCTTCACGGTGGTCCGCCAGTTCCTTTTCGATTACGCGGAGAAGGTCCGCCTGGAGGCCTTGATGAACAGCGCCTATCCACCGCTGGCGGCGGCGGCGACGAAGGTCCGCCGGGAGGAGACCTATCATCTGATGCACAGCCGGGCCTGGGTGCTGCGGTTGGGGGATGCCACAGAGGAGAGCCACCGTCGGATGCAGGCGGCTCTGGAGCAGGCATGGCCGCACGCCCTGGGGCTGTTCGAGCCGGCGCCCGGAGAGGACCTGCGGGTGGCGGCGGGGATCCAGCCGCCGGAGGCCGAGCTGCGGGCCCGCTGGGAGGCGGAGGTGCGTCCCATCCTGGAGGCGGCCTCCCTGAAGATCCCGGAGGCGGAGCCCGTTTACGGCGGGCGGATCGGCCGGCACACGGAGCACCTGACGGCCCTGCTAACGGATTTCCAGATGGTCGCGCGCTCCGGGATGGGGGAGACATGGTGA
- the paaA gene encoding 1,2-phenylacetyl-CoA epoxidase subunit PaaA, with translation MITYRIQGHPVPVPEQAPPPQEGPEYEARLAEFEARIARGEKIEPTDWMPEEYRRQLIRMISQHAHSEIVGMLPEGKWIPHAPTLRRKLILIAKVQDEGGHGQLLYRAAETLGISREEMIEAFLAGKAKYSVVFNYPTPTWADVAAIGLLIDGAAVVNQLMLAQGSYGPYARAMKRICYEESFHIKQGYDAFVALATGTPAQRRMMQEAVNRWWYPALMLFGPPDRDSVHTPTLLRWRIKTKTNDQLRQEFVDQYAPMVLRLGLTIPDPNLRYDPETGHWRFSEPDWEEFWRVIKGDGPCNAERMAARRRAHEEGRWVREALAAKAAQRTNGGSNGRYAVAGL, from the coding sequence ATGATCACCTACCGCATCCAGGGTCATCCGGTTCCGGTTCCGGAGCAGGCGCCGCCTCCCCAGGAGGGCCCGGAATACGAGGCCCGTCTGGCGGAGTTCGAGGCGCGCATCGCCCGGGGGGAGAAGATCGAACCCACCGACTGGATGCCGGAGGAATACCGGCGTCAGCTGATCCGGATGATCTCCCAGCACGCCCACAGCGAGATCGTGGGGATGCTCCCCGAAGGGAAGTGGATCCCGCACGCCCCCACCCTCCGGCGCAAGCTGATCCTCATCGCCAAGGTGCAGGACGAGGGGGGCCACGGCCAGCTGCTGTATCGGGCGGCGGAGACCCTGGGGATCAGCCGGGAGGAGATGATCGAGGCTTTCCTGGCCGGGAAGGCCAAGTATTCGGTGGTGTTCAACTACCCCACGCCCACCTGGGCCGATGTGGCGGCCATCGGGCTGCTGATCGACGGCGCGGCGGTGGTCAACCAGCTGATGCTGGCCCAGGGCTCCTACGGCCCCTACGCTCGGGCGATGAAGCGCATCTGCTATGAGGAGTCCTTCCACATCAAGCAAGGCTACGACGCCTTCGTCGCCCTGGCCACCGGCACCCCCGCCCAGCGGCGGATGATGCAAGAGGCGGTGAACCGCTGGTGGTATCCGGCGCTGATGCTCTTCGGCCCGCCGGACCGCGACTCGGTGCACACCCCGACGCTGTTGCGCTGGCGCATCAAGACGAAGACCAACGACCAGTTGCGGCAGGAGTTCGTGGATCAATACGCGCCGATGGTGCTGCGCCTGGGCCTCACCATCCCGGATCCGAACCTGCGCTACGACCCCGAGACCGGGCATTGGCGCTTCAGCGAGCCGGACTGGGAGGAGTTCTGGCGGGTGATCAAGGGCGACGGCCCGTGCAACGCGGAGCGGATGGCGGCCCGGCGCCGGGCCCACGAGGAGGGGCGCTGGGTGCGGGAGGCCCTGGCGGCGAAGGCGGCGCAGCGGACGAACGGAGGGAGCAATGGCCGATACGCAGTGGCCGGTCTATGA
- a CDS encoding transglycosylase domain-containing protein, producing the protein MSEHWPHPTGDVSETAGWWVPGRDRTQRIPPRPTAGGPSGGPPRSPRATPGASHRPWGRRILAGLLILILLGAAGSVVALAGYVYVAMQLPPPETLQERALNLSTSLVLTDRNGELIGEIADPQSGRRQLVRLSEVSPWLIRATVATEDPRFWQHPGFDPIAIVRAIYQAIREGEVVSGASTIPQQLVRNLIISPERTLRRKIKEAVLAAEIPRRYPREQILEIYLNTIYYGNLAYGVEAAARTYFGKPAKDLTLTEASFLAGLPQAPALYDPFTPEGRERALRRQRDVLRLMVEAGFITPEQAEAAAREMQAYPFQKPPAASPAPEAPHFALYVLQWLEQTFGLDSQTLHRGGLRVETTLDLRLQRMATRVLREHLAQLADKNVHNGAVVILDPRTGEILAMVGSPDYNDAAHGGQINMAIVPRQPGSSIKPLTYLVAFEKGWTPATLIWDVPTRFPDGPGRFYEPVNYDRRFHGPVTVRYALGNSYNVPAVKALAFVGLPAFLQRARDLGITTLTRPDYGLSLTLGGGEVPLLEMAGLYAAFANEGRRVPPVPVRRITDAFGRVLYEYTPPPGQPVMRPEHAYLITHILSDNEARKAAFGPNSPLKLSRPAAAKTGTTNDFRDNWTLGYSPDLVVGVWVGNADNSEMKGVTGITGAAPVWHDVMEEAHRILNLPPREFRRPPGIIELEICLDSGTRPSPYCPPDRRRVEVFAADQPPPGPEHDLWQLVVLDGATGLRYAEGCPGPPIERVFYIVPEEGRWWAEQRQIPQPPSEVCTAAIPQVIIRWPNESTVVRGIVPVQGTVWIPDFAYYNVEWGIVGADGVAWQWLSGPHLAPVRDGQITVWDASGLPTGWYALRVTAFNRAGQAFIGEVRTYVDNGIVPTPTPIPTVTPTPLPTPTPEATPTPTPTLVPLPTLPLTPLPTP; encoded by the coding sequence ATGAGCGAGCATTGGCCGCATCCGACCGGGGATGTGAGCGAGACGGCCGGCTGGTGGGTGCCGGGCCGGGATCGCACGCAGCGGATCCCGCCGCGGCCGACGGCGGGAGGGCCGTCGGGAGGGCCGCCGCGTTCACCCCGCGCCACCCCGGGGGCCTCCCACCGTCCCTGGGGCCGCCGGATCCTCGCTGGGCTGCTGATCCTGATCCTGCTGGGCGCCGCGGGGAGCGTGGTCGCCTTGGCCGGCTACGTCTATGTGGCCATGCAGCTGCCGCCGCCGGAGACGCTCCAAGAGCGGGCCCTGAACCTCTCCACCTCGCTGGTGCTCACGGACCGCAACGGAGAGCTGATCGGGGAGATCGCCGACCCCCAGAGCGGGCGCCGCCAGCTGGTCCGCCTCTCGGAGGTCTCCCCCTGGCTGATCCGGGCCACTGTGGCCACCGAGGATCCCCGGTTCTGGCAACATCCGGGGTTCGACCCCATCGCCATCGTCCGGGCGATCTACCAGGCGATCCGGGAGGGGGAGGTGGTCAGCGGCGCCAGCACCATCCCCCAGCAGCTGGTGCGCAACCTGATCATCTCCCCGGAGCGGACGCTGCGGCGCAAGATCAAGGAGGCGGTGCTGGCCGCGGAGATCCCCCGCCGTTACCCCCGGGAGCAGATCCTGGAGATCTACCTCAACACCATCTACTACGGGAACCTGGCTTACGGGGTGGAGGCCGCCGCCCGCACCTACTTCGGGAAGCCGGCCAAAGACCTCACCCTAACGGAGGCCTCCTTCCTGGCCGGGCTCCCCCAGGCCCCGGCCTTGTATGATCCCTTCACCCCGGAGGGTCGGGAGCGGGCCCTGCGGCGTCAGCGGGACGTGCTCCGGCTGATGGTGGAGGCCGGCTTCATCACCCCGGAGCAGGCAGAGGCCGCCGCCCGGGAGATGCAGGCGTATCCCTTCCAGAAGCCCCCGGCCGCCTCCCCCGCTCCCGAGGCGCCCCATTTCGCCCTCTATGTGCTGCAGTGGCTGGAACAGACCTTCGGCCTGGATTCCCAGACCCTCCACCGGGGCGGGCTGCGGGTGGAGACCACCCTGGACCTCCGCCTCCAGCGGATGGCGACCCGCGTCCTGCGGGAGCACCTGGCCCAGCTGGCCGACAAGAACGTCCATAACGGGGCGGTGGTGATCCTGGATCCCCGCACCGGTGAGATCCTGGCCATGGTGGGGAGCCCCGATTACAACGACGCCGCCCACGGCGGCCAGATCAACATGGCTATCGTCCCCCGCCAGCCGGGCTCCTCCATCAAACCGTTGACCTACCTCGTGGCCTTCGAAAAGGGGTGGACCCCCGCCACCCTGATCTGGGACGTGCCGACCCGCTTCCCGGACGGGCCGGGGCGATTCTACGAGCCGGTCAACTATGATCGCCGCTTCCACGGGCCGGTCACCGTGCGCTATGCGCTGGGGAACTCTTACAATGTCCCGGCGGTGAAGGCCCTGGCCTTCGTGGGGCTGCCAGCCTTCCTCCAGCGGGCCCGGGATCTGGGCATCACCACCCTCACCCGGCCGGATTACGGGCTTTCCCTCACCCTGGGCGGCGGCGAGGTGCCCCTGCTGGAGATGGCCGGGCTGTATGCGGCCTTCGCCAACGAAGGCCGGCGCGTGCCCCCGGTTCCGGTCCGTCGGATCACCGACGCCTTCGGCCGCGTGCTCTACGAATACACGCCGCCGCCGGGGCAGCCGGTGATGCGCCCGGAGCACGCCTATCTCATCACCCACATCCTCTCCGACAACGAGGCCCGCAAGGCCGCCTTCGGGCCTAACAGCCCGCTCAAGCTCTCACGGCCGGCGGCCGCCAAGACAGGGACCACCAACGACTTCCGGGACAATTGGACGCTGGGCTACAGCCCGGATCTGGTGGTCGGGGTCTGGGTGGGCAACGCCGACAACTCAGAGATGAAGGGGGTCACCGGCATCACCGGCGCGGCGCCGGTCTGGCATGACGTGATGGAGGAGGCCCATCGGATCCTGAACCTGCCGCCCCGGGAGTTCCGCCGGCCGCCCGGGATCATCGAGCTGGAGATCTGTCTGGATTCGGGGACGCGGCCCTCGCCCTACTGCCCCCCTGACCGGCGGCGGGTGGAGGTCTTCGCCGCCGATCAGCCCCCGCCCGGCCCGGAGCATGACCTCTGGCAGCTCGTGGTCCTGGACGGGGCCACCGGGCTGCGTTACGCCGAGGGTTGCCCGGGCCCGCCCATCGAGCGGGTGTTCTACATCGTGCCCGAGGAAGGGCGCTGGTGGGCCGAGCAGCGTCAGATCCCTCAGCCGCCCAGCGAGGTCTGCACCGCGGCCATCCCCCAGGTCATCATCCGATGGCCCAACGAAAGCACCGTGGTCCGAGGCATCGTCCCTGTGCAGGGGACGGTATGGATCCCGGACTTCGCTTATTACAACGTGGAGTGGGGCATTGTGGGGGCGGACGGCGTCGCCTGGCAGTGGCTGAGCGGCCCGCATCTGGCGCCGGTCCGCGACGGGCAGATCACCGTCTGGGATGCCTCCGGGCTGCCCACCGGGTGGTATGCCCTGCGGGTGACCGCCTTCAACCGCGCCGGGCAAGCCTTCATCGGGGAAGTGCGGACCTATGTGGACAACGGGATCGTCCCCACACCCACGCCGATCCCGACCGTCACGCCCACGCCGCTTCCCACCCCGACCCCCGAGGCCACGCCCACGCCAACACCGACGCTGGTCCCCTTGCCGACGCTCCCGCTGACGCCGCTGCCCACCCCATGA
- the paaD gene encoding 1,2-phenylacetyl-CoA epoxidase subunit PaaD, translating into MVNDGRADGPGLTREAILAALEAVKDPEIPTISVVDLGLIYDVRVGDDMVEVDFAPTFVGCPALHVMEREIVERIQALGARRVQVRRVYRPPWTPDRMSERARQALRELGIAPPQPSAGEITPELLKGVPCPFCGSTNTRMENLFGPTSCRALFYCETCRQPFEAFKPL; encoded by the coding sequence ATGGTGAACGACGGACGGGCGGACGGGCCGGGGCTGACCCGGGAGGCGATCCTCGCCGCGCTGGAGGCGGTGAAGGATCCGGAGATCCCCACGATCTCGGTGGTGGACCTGGGGTTGATCTACGACGTCCGGGTGGGCGATGACATGGTGGAGGTAGACTTCGCGCCCACCTTTGTGGGGTGTCCGGCCCTGCACGTGATGGAGCGGGAGATCGTTGAGCGCATCCAGGCCCTGGGGGCGCGGCGGGTTCAGGTGCGGCGGGTATATCGGCCGCCGTGGACACCGGACCGGATGAGCGAGCGGGCGCGACAGGCGCTTCGGGAGCTGGGGATCGCGCCGCCCCAGCCGTCTGCGGGGGAGATCACCCCGGAGTTGCTTAAGGGGGTTCCGTGCCCCTTCTGCGGCTCCACGAACACGCGGATGGAGAACCTCTTCGGGCCCACCTCGTGCCGCGCGCTGTTTTATTGTGAGACATGCCGGCAGCCTTTTGAGGCTTTCAAGCCGCTGTAG
- a CDS encoding TetR/AcrR family transcriptional regulator yields the protein MAGRLFSQRGYYGTSIRDIAAAIRLQGGSLYAHIASKEELLWEIVDEAAQAFLSSLEPIVRSERPPLEKLRMAVAAHIRVVTERQDAAVVFNHEWRALSPKRRSEILARRDAYEALFREILREGIAAGVFRADLDVPLITRFILTALNGVAVWYQPKGPLSPDQIAEAFSEWAVRGLVRSESPSADP from the coding sequence GTGGCCGGGCGGCTCTTCAGCCAGCGCGGCTACTACGGGACGTCCATCCGGGACATCGCGGCGGCGATCCGCCTGCAGGGAGGGAGCCTCTATGCGCACATCGCCTCCAAGGAGGAGCTGCTCTGGGAGATCGTGGACGAGGCGGCGCAGGCCTTCCTCTCCAGCCTGGAGCCCATCGTCCGCTCGGAGCGGCCTCCTCTGGAGAAGCTGCGCATGGCGGTGGCCGCCCACATCCGGGTGGTGACGGAGCGTCAGGATGCGGCGGTGGTCTTCAACCACGAATGGCGGGCGCTGAGCCCGAAACGCCGGAGCGAGATCCTCGCCCGCCGGGACGCCTATGAGGCGCTCTTCCGGGAGATCCTGCGGGAGGGGATCGCGGCCGGCGTCTTCCGGGCAGACCTGGATGTCCCGCTGATCACCCGCTTCATCCTGACCGCCTTGAACGGGGTGGCCGTCTGGTATCAACCCAAAGGCCCGCTCTCGCCGGACCAGATCGCGGAGGCTTTCAGCGAGTGGGCGGTGCGAGGGCTGGTTCGCTCGGAATCCCCGTCTGCGGATCCGTGA
- a CDS encoding molybdopterin biosynthesis protein has protein sequence MGRRIYLEDVPLEEAWTRFTRALTEAGLDAPFPGEWVPLEQALGRVTAEPIWARLSVPPYAAAAMDGFAVRARDTAGATETQPRVLPVPPGPDGIGACYVDTGDPLPPWADAVVPVEQVQFDGEAPERATRITLYQPVPPWANVRPVAEDIAAAELVLPANHRLRPVDLGVIAACGYATVPVRRQPRVAILPTGTELIPPEEAAARGVRPGELIEFNSLVLAAQVREWGGLPTRFPIVPDDFERLLEATREAARTHDLVLINAGSSAGSEDFTARVVSTLGTLLVHGVAVRPGHPVILGILRVDGRSVPVIGVPGFPVSAALTGEIFVEPLLARWLGLPPRRRPRLDAVLTRKLLSPLGDEEWVRVTVGRVGGRYVAAPLSRGAGVLSSLVRADGILRIPRFVEGYDQGETVAVELYTDPEAIEGTILAIGSHDMALDLMAQFLAERWPGRRLRSANAGSLGGLIALRRGECHLAGTHLLDPESGEYNLPYVRRYLAGVPVVVVTLAHREQGLIVAPGNPKGIRDLRDLARPDVRFVNRQRGAGTRVLLDYSLQRLGIDPASIPGYDREELTHLAVAAAVASGRADVGLGIRAAAAAMGLDFLPLALERYDLVIPQDLYEDPWFRPLRELLHDSRFRAAVAALPGYDVRAMGVEVARLGP, from the coding sequence ATGGGACGCCGGATCTATCTGGAAGATGTGCCCCTGGAGGAAGCGTGGACCCGTTTCACGCGGGCCCTCACGGAAGCGGGCCTCGACGCTCCCTTTCCCGGAGAGTGGGTGCCGCTGGAGCAGGCCCTGGGGCGGGTGACCGCGGAGCCCATCTGGGCGCGCCTCTCCGTCCCGCCCTATGCGGCGGCGGCGATGGACGGCTTCGCCGTGCGGGCTCGGGATACCGCGGGGGCCACCGAGACCCAGCCCCGCGTGCTTCCCGTCCCGCCCGGTCCGGACGGCATCGGCGCCTGCTATGTGGACACCGGCGATCCCCTCCCCCCATGGGCGGACGCCGTGGTCCCGGTGGAGCAGGTGCAGTTCGATGGGGAAGCCCCGGAGCGGGCCACCCGGATCACCCTCTATCAGCCGGTCCCCCCCTGGGCGAACGTCCGCCCGGTGGCGGAGGACATCGCGGCGGCTGAGCTGGTGCTGCCGGCCAATCACCGCCTGCGGCCGGTGGACCTCGGGGTGATCGCGGCGTGCGGCTATGCGACCGTGCCGGTGCGCCGGCAGCCGCGGGTGGCCATCCTCCCGACCGGAACGGAGCTCATCCCTCCGGAGGAAGCGGCGGCCCGCGGGGTGCGCCCCGGGGAGCTCATCGAGTTCAACTCGCTGGTGCTGGCGGCCCAGGTCCGGGAGTGGGGCGGGCTCCCCACGCGTTTCCCCATCGTCCCCGATGATTTCGAGCGCCTGCTGGAGGCCACACGGGAGGCCGCGCGGACCCACGACCTGGTCCTCATCAACGCCGGCTCCTCGGCGGGCAGCGAGGATTTCACCGCGCGGGTGGTCTCCACCCTCGGGACGCTGCTGGTCCATGGGGTGGCGGTGCGCCCCGGCCATCCCGTGATCTTGGGGATCCTCCGGGTGGATGGGCGTTCGGTCCCGGTCATCGGCGTCCCCGGTTTCCCGGTCTCCGCGGCCCTCACCGGGGAGATCTTCGTGGAGCCGTTGCTGGCGCGCTGGCTGGGCCTTCCGCCGCGCCGGCGGCCGCGCCTGGACGCTGTGCTCACCCGCAAGCTCCTTTCCCCGCTCGGCGATGAGGAGTGGGTGCGGGTGACGGTAGGGCGGGTCGGGGGACGTTATGTGGCCGCCCCGCTTTCCCGAGGGGCGGGGGTGCTCTCCTCCCTGGTGCGGGCGGATGGGATCCTGCGGATCCCCCGCTTCGTGGAGGGCTATGACCAGGGGGAGACGGTGGCGGTGGAGCTGTATACGGATCCAGAGGCGATCGAGGGGACGATTTTGGCCATCGGCAGCCATGACATGGCGCTGGATCTGATGGCCCAGTTCCTGGCGGAGCGCTGGCCAGGGCGGCGGCTGCGCAGCGCGAACGCCGGCAGCCTGGGCGGGCTGATCGCCCTGCGGCGGGGGGAGTGTCATCTCGCGGGCACCCATCTCCTGGATCCCGAGAGCGGCGAATACAATCTTCCTTACGTTCGTCGCTACTTGGCCGGCGTGCCCGTGGTGGTGGTCACCCTGGCCCACCGGGAGCAGGGCCTGATCGTGGCCCCGGGGAACCCGAAGGGGATCCGGGATCTCCGGGATCTGGCGCGGCCGGACGTGCGGTTCGTTAACCGCCAGCGGGGCGCCGGGACGCGGGTGCTGCTGGATTACTCTCTGCAGCGCCTGGGGATCGATCCGGCCTCCATCCCGGGTTACGATCGGGAGGAGCTGACGCATCTGGCGGTGGCGGCAGCGGTGGCCAGCGGCCGGGCTGACGTCGGGCTTGGGATTCGGGCGGCGGCGGCCGCGATGGGGCTGGATTTCCTCCCCCTGGCCCTGGAGCGCTATGATCTGGTGATCCCCCAGGATCTGTATGAGGACCCATGGTTCCGCCCGCTCCGGGAGCTCCTGCATGACTCCCGGTTCCGGGCCGCGGTGGCGGCATTGCCGGGTTACGATGTCCGGGCGATGGGGGTTGAGGTGGCCCGCCTCGGTCCGTGA